Below is a genomic region from Asterias amurensis chromosome 4, ASM3211899v1.
tgtttttttttatgatgggGGAAATTGTAGGCTTAAAATTGTAGGCTCAAATTCTCCGTCGAGGCTTGAACACCAGGAATCTGCTCAACTATTCAAGCCACAAACTGTTTTCTGGAATCACAGATGGCTCTGCGGTCAAAATACACCTAAAGTTCCTATGAGTGGACCATGAGTGCATTTTCTTGGCTGTAATCAAAAACTGTTACAGTTATTGACCAGTGATGTACCAATGGCCACTTCAACTGAAACTGGTATTGGATGACAACCAAGAATCCGTACTCTCGTCAGAGCATACTTAGACACACCACTGGTTGACACCACTAACATGACgcactacacacacacacaaacctGGACACTCTAAATATTGCTTAGAAACCAGCCAAGGATTTCTTTAGAGGTACATGTATTACTACTAAAAGAGCGAAAATAGAAGTAGGAGCCAAATTCTAAAGACCTGCTTTGCAGAAGACTTCACGGATTCAATTTTGTATGACACACTTCGAAAGGGAACCGGTCACTAACCCTATACATCCTATGGTAATTTGACTGGTTATCAGCAAATTTAAGTATCTCGTTAAATATTAGGTGCTGTTATAGTCAACAGcctcattaaaaaatatatatatatatatgcacAGCATACCTATATACATACATGTTCATATATGTATCAGTACAATAAGTTGATAAATGGAACTAGAGCGAAATACCTAGGGACGAACTGACTCGTTTATGATGGGAAGCAGTCGACCCTGTTCATAGCGAGAAGATTGTAGAAAAAAGAGAACGTCCACTACATCAATCCGGCTTGAGGATGGACACCTTGGGTATAAATTCTATCTTTAAAACCTGTACAGAACAAAGAGAAGAAAACTAGTGAtttgtttattgatttattCTGGCAGTGAAGCAAATGATTCACAGAACAGAACTTAATCAATATGgcaaaggtcctgggttcgaatcccacccgagtaaaatggcTGTGAATTGATGTGGCCTTAGATTGggcggtcaggttggtgtagtggtgtcttgtctcaccttccacctctataaccccggtttgaatcccaacggggacactatgtggattgggttttcagtccctacttgactgcctGGGTTTCCCTgggtttccctggaataattctctggggttttcctctcacatctaaaactgaaatatcttgatcatcttctcttctcgtttggctctaataCTTAGAGTATTGAGAATATTTTATCCAGATCTAGATTAAATACTTACATATTCCATCATATTGCTGGATTCACATTTCTCCTTGGATAGAGACCAATGTAGTCCCAGTTTATGGTACATCTTACTATTCTCCCAGTCTAGTGCTTTCTGTACCATGTGTCTCGTCTGTACAAATATCAAAAACACAGAAATAAATAGCTATCAATACAGCATGGCAGTTCAAAGGACAATTTCCTTTACGTCTCCCATCCGCAGGAGGCATCAAAGgccttatggttaagtgtcacaaccaggCATCAAAGgccttatggttaagtgtcacaACCCGGAatcgaacccactctctgctgatcagaaacaccagagcttgagtcaggTGCGCTTATTCGCTCGGCCAAGACATGCTACAATAAATCCTGCACTGAGGCAGGCCTGTacgctttgtttttgaaagggcaagggcaccaaggcattttcaacTTGGTAAATGGCACtctacatgtatgaggaaattgtaaatttctaccgtAGCATTtcattcaagggcaccaaggcagtcgcctttgttgcctatgtgaagtatcaagcctgctTAGGTTGATCCAACTTACCCTTTTTGTGAGACAGACTACTGGCCACAGCGAGCATCCAAGGGTACAACAGCAACATAGACAGCCACATACTAGCCACTTTAACGTCATCGGCATTGTCTTGTGTAGGACAGCGTTGATACGCTCTACAGTACCTCGGAATTCCTCAGGGGCAACCTGAGGATAATGGAATCAACAGTCAAGGTATGAGTAAGTATCACGAGCATGGGTGTCTATCCATTTCAAAACAGAGACCGATAAATCCAATTTTTCGAAGTCCACCAATgggccattattgctgaagtACAATTGCTTCAGGCATgatgccaggtttccaaactgttcatgttatgGGGCTTCGCAATATTCATAAGTTATATTGGCCTTTTGACCAGTTTCATTCTCTGTGACATTTAatactccttatcattagctTTGTCTTAGATCAATGCACAGTAGACATATATTAAAATCTCTGCTGGGCGTCACACAGTGTTTTTGGTGGTTACTAGTACTACACCGTTTATGAAAATGTAAACAAGCTTGCTGACTGTATGAGAGTACCTATTATCataggaaaattgctgtgccccttaaagaattaaaggaacacgttgccttagatcggtcgagtcggtctttgaaaactttttttttttttaaatgcattttgggtagaaagatgttttaaaagtagaatacaatgatccacacaaacatgcctcgaaattgcacggttttccttttaccttgtcaacggtcggccatttatgagagtaattttttgactcccataaatggccgaccgtgttagttcgtgcagtaaaaggaaaaccacgcaatttcaaggcaaacttgtgcggatcattgtattctactttttaaacatctttccaaccatacacatttcattaaaaaaaacggttacaaatgcttttttatcGACCaagtcgtccgatccaaggcaacgtgttccttgaagttcaaggcctgtgaGTCCCATGTTTGCATTCGCTCAGCCATAATACGCCACTTGAAATTTCCGCAAGATGCTTTGAACAGATTATCTGGATGAGAAGCAGACAGCATATTTGCTATTCACTCACCTTAGCTGCAAGTTCCTGTGGAAAGTCTGTGTTGAATTTATTGCTCAAACCAAATCTGCACACAAGGTAAAACAAGGACCATAGATTATTTCATTGTCAATACATTATTACAAAATTTGAAgatgttttccttttccttgTTACATCAATCAAAAGGAATAATAAAACCCTATGATCAAGTcccaacaaatttaatttgttcTTTTAGCCTATACTGTACTTTACCTGctcctttttttataaattgcaagtcctgtgaaaaaaagagTTGGCAGGATTGTGCATAAACTTGTTCACTCATATATTAGGGACACTGActgtacacaaaacaaaactgcaagCCTTCCAACGAACAAGCCTCGACTAATTAGCAGTCAAAGTCCTGTCTTTCCTATTCTGTTTTATGTACTGTTcaggatgtacatgtaaacctTTACATAAACATGATTGTaattttgattgattggtttatatattcattttggaaaagtttcctcatggcgccaccactttttcattcgatatgaaatcaTTTAGTATCTAATCtgcctcaatgagatatccctttttgtaaaaatgagttaaaaagtggtggcgccatacggaaagttatccttactTTTATATTCAGAGATTTATAAACGCAAGCACAAATTTGGGAGGCaatttaatctttaaaaaaatactgtgcTGCAAAAAGGTGCTGCGCCTTTTGCAGTGCCCTCTCCCTGCAGTCGGCTCTCCACTACTGAAATGTCTTCATTTCTGGGGAGTCCGATAAttgtgggaaaagtttccgtatggcgccaccactttttcattcgatatgaaataatatagtatctaatttacctcaatgagatatccctttttgtaaaaaagagtgataaagtggtggcgccatacggaaagttatccgattgggataagtttccgtatggcgccaccactttttcactaatttttacataaagggatatctcattcaggtaaattagatactatattatttgaTATCGAATGAAATAGTGGAGGCGCCATACGAAAACTTTTCCGTTGATTGAATGTGTGgtcattttttaatttggttGGGACAAGAAATTTTATGAACAACCAAACAAGTACTTTCATTATTAAAAGCCAAAGCGAATAATGATTAACCAAATTCATTTTATTCTTCGACTTAATTATAAAATCATGGAGGTTTCCTTCCTCCACGATAAATGAAAGTAATGTCCGGAAACTGGGCAAACAATGGAACAAAGTAACTTGGCGGCGTGATAATTCCCACCGTTTcaggaacagaacaaaaacagaTAAGAATTGCCTTTTTCCAAACTTACATAGTAACATGACCTGACCCTCTGACGAGAACAGGATCTGGGACATGACTTAGGACCGCACTGTCCGGATAGGAGTCCGGGTCCTCAGCTATAACGTACTCGATAGCATCAAAATCAGCCATGTTTCTGgagttcatggaggagtttgttGTGACTTCACTTTTTCTGACGAGAAGAGAGAGGGCGATCTAGAGCCCGCCCTCTTGTGATACTATTTGCAGCCTACGCAtgatggggtggatttcacatcaacggcgacttcggctacagctgctacggctagatcgcgcgcgtctgcctattcttcaacactggtagacgcgctgatctagacgtagctgcagccgaagtcgtcgtttcggacacggccgtagtcctaacttaggactagtcctaggcaatgctaagagataggaccagtcctaagttaggatgagttactggtcctaacttaagttaggatgagttaatgGTCCTAacttaagttaggatgagttactggtcctaacttaggaccagtcctatctcttagcattgcctaggactagtcctaagttaggactacctttgtgaaatccaccactggACGACTTTGGTGGTGTGTACGTTCTCCGCgtgattattttgtattattttctcCGTGAATGTACTAAAATCGTTGCGGTTCGAAGTAGAAAAAACTCACGTTTCAGTTGTTACAGCAAATCTCAGTATATCATTTTCTTTTCAGTTTCAAGGGCATAGCTAAGTCAGCAAGTCAGATCAGATTGTGTGACTTATGCCTACTACTTAATAACCGAGAAGTAGCCGCCTAGCTCCGTGAACCTGTTTTCTTAGTCACGCCTAAATAAGGCTTTTTTTCCAGTGTGACCCTAaaatattgtatatttctaAACGGTGTTAAACATAACTATGACCCTATTGTGGTCAAAGTTATCCCCAATGGCGAAACAGAACAAGAGACCGTCCACGAGACTCCTCGGCTTCTCAAAATGAATTTATCCTGCAACACCACAAAACATCACAATGAATGCTGCTATATTGAAACACACGCTGTTTAAGTTTTATTGGATTACACATGTTTCATAAAGGTGTGGGTCCAAGACCAAGTCGTCTCGTTGAGATACACAGACAAATCAATTCCgaaaaaaactttaattttgAATAATGGTTATGACTTTAGAAAGCTTTAAATGACACCACGTCATGCGAAAACATTACCGAGCATTCTAATTAAATATGTATCGACAGGGTGACTGAGCTTTAGAAATAAATATAGCTGATCAACAGACACAGAAAGGGCGAAATTAGAATGATACGGAGACGGAGCTCTAGAAGGGCCACCACACTTATTTAGTGGAATGACGACTCCCCAAGAACCCCATGGCATAAGACAATCGAGATTCTACAAAATGGATGTGATGATACTTCCAGGACTCATTAGTAACTAGAAAACAAATAGTTTCAacttactgttttttttaacaagcaataCAAATCATTGTCTAATGCTCTAGCTTTTTTTGCACACATGGGCCCGCCCAACCAAAATGTTTCCACGTGTCTTACTGACTGTTACGTCAGAAAAGTAATCTGGGCCCTAATAATTATGCCCGACCCTTTGTCCGAATTGTCGAACAAACAGTTTGTCTGACAAACAGTTAATAATGTCCGCGGATCAATTGTGTCCAACAATCCATGATGTCGGCAAAAAAGTCGGACCTAATGTGTTCTTCACTGTGTCAGACTAACACTGTATCTAGTGTCAACAATTTTGTATAGTTTTATGATATCGTTTCGTATAGTAAAACAATAGCATAGTCGAATATTAAAAACTTTGATATACAGCAGCACATGCTTGAAATCATTGCAACCAAACGAGTCAAAAATAATCACTGCTTTATATGCTTTATAACAGCACGAAGGGAAAGGGGTTAATATTATGGTAGCATTGAGCACCCCATACAGCAAGGGGTCATGTTGGGAGCAGTGTACCCAATTTGGATACCCCCACTCGCACCCAATCAACCAGACCCGATCCCCTAGTGTTCCACTCTTCCCAAACCAGTGGCAAGTTATGATTTGCTGAAGTTGTGTAATATAGGGCGACACTCTGGGACACACTATAATTATGTACTATTTTCCCTTgtcccccctccctcccctcaACACCCCACCCAAAAGCTTATGGCAATGGTAGGACGCACATTTTTGAAGCCGATCATCTTTTAAAGATAACTTTTAAACATTTAAGTTGTACGAACAAGCAAGTTAAACATTGCATTAAACActcttttttataaaacaaagcttttaaaataatatagcTTTTAAAAAGTCTATGATAACATTACAGGTTGTAGAACAAGCAAATTAATACAGTGCATTTAATACTTTGTTTcataaaacataaacaacaaccaACGTGCAACTTATACTTAATAtttgtaaattaattttaagaaaagaaaaacactctcaGGCAAGATTCCTCACTCTCAGGCAAGATTCCTCTCCTTTCAGGTCATCTGAGGAAACTCCCCATCGTCAAAAGAAAACCTCCATTTCATTCCAACTCCAACTAAATGacctgggtggatttcacaaagagttaagactatagtcttaagtaggatttgaaactttgcatgttggaaatacgatatggaaagttttgcggtaacaccatgtaaatgactatatctctaaatgagtttggtGGTattgaaaagaaccattggtttcaactcgacgtttcgatgagtatgctctgatcgtcttttggaaaagactagtcttatctctcgagttcctaacttaggactagccttaagtttttaatatctccttaGGACTAGGCTAGTCCTAACCTAACTCTGTGCGTAATCGACCCCTGACCTCGCATCATCCTCGCATCTTTATGTGATCAATCCAATCCCCACAACAGAGACGGTACAGCATGCACAGCAACAGCCTAATATCAGGACGATGTAGGTTAGCGTGAGTAGCCAGAAGGAAAAGTAATACACAGATGGGTGGCAGTAGCTAGGGCTGGTCGGATCCTCGTCGGGTTTGAAGTTGCCATACACCCAAACGTTACCTGTAAGAGATACGAAGAACACGATAGACATGACATCATGTTTCAGTATGGTTTCAAAATCCTAAATTTCTAACAGTACTGTAACCGATAAAGGCATTGGCCGtttgatataaaaaatatgttgtaaaCTTTAGGCCTGACTCACTTCTGTCAAACTGCTCACGTTGTCTGTTCATACAGCTCACTCCAGGACCCCCAAAAGCTGACAGAACAGAGCTACACTCACAGGTACAACAAACTGTGGTGTTAAAATGCCACATGGGTTTAGAcgtttatcatggtgcagccatcttgaatttcccccattgatatcaatattaccaaaccgaggctggaagaacaaactaGTATTGTTCCTAATTGCAAAACTATTGttatagcattcattattgttattcgatacgagaaacatgaccaagatggaggcagcatgataaatgTCAATATTGTCACATAGGCCTACAGATGCCAACAAAGAATAGAAATGTACGCCCCCAAATTCCTGACGAAACAAAGCTGTTTTATTGACCCACACACCAAAATTTACTGATTATGTCTTGCTTTACCCAGGATGAAGAAGACGAGAAGGACACAAGCGAAGACCCTGCTgacggagttgtgtgcgttgaATGAGAAGTCAGCGTCTTGACCTTCCCGTTGTTTCTTAACCCTGACACACAGATCCAACAGCGTCTTGATGATGTAGATAGTCCCAGAGACGATCAGAAAGACGGGTATGAGGCTCTGGACTGGGCAGTCATTCACGTGAATAGCACCTGGTGAAAAATAtgaaagggggaggggggagtaGGGAAGAATAAGGTTAACActagtattttgtattttgcacCAATGTCATTATCAATAGGGATACCTGTCTCCCGGACACCACTTTTGTTTATGTACATacaaattgccactgtcgtataGTGTTTTTCAAAGGGGAAATGTTGTGCTTCtaaaatcgattcaaaaagggaaaccttaaaggcagtggacactattggtaattgtcaaagactagccttcacagttggtgtatctcaacatatgcataaaataacaaacctgtgaaaatttgagctcaatcggtcatcgaacttgcaagataataatgaaagaaaaaacacccctgtcacacgaagttgtgtgcgtttagatgcttgatttcgagacctcgagttctataaaatccgaggtctcgaaatcgaattcgtggaaaattatttctttctcgaaaacaatggcacttcagagagagccgtttctcacaatgttttataccatcaatctctccccattactcgtcaccaagagagtttttatgctaataattattttgagtaattaccaatagtgttcactgcctttaaaaaaatcaggaCCATTTTTGAAGATGGAAATTCTATACTAGAGCCTCCCGGAGATTCCGCCCCTATTATGTGAAATAATAAGCTGAGGGAGGATGATTTAAAAGAGTGCGCTACCAGAAAAAGTTATATACAGTATGTGCCGTATTGGAGACAGAATCTCCTGATATCGGCAGCAATCATTTTAGAGTCTAACTTGTCCATGCTGCCACGCTTAACACTCTCTCAAACTCTTCAAttaggatgattcaaaagagtgCGCTACCAGAAGAATGTATACACAGTGTGTGCTGTATTGGAGGCAGGCTCTCCTGATATCGGCAGCAATCATTTTAGAGTCTAACTTGTCCATGCTAACACTCTCTCAAACTCTTCAATTTGAATCGTGTTTCAATTAACGGTTTCAAGTTCCTACTTACCCACGATAACCATGGCAATCGGTACAGCAAGTACCACAGCCATCAACACCGTGAAAAGTACTGAAAGGTAAACGAATAAGTAGAAACATTTTAAACAGATGGGCCTTTATCCCCAGGATCGAATTCATCATTATCAACCGGCTAGAAATCTCACGTTCAAAGAACAAAAATCTTCTGTCAGCCCCAGGTATCACAAATACTTCCTATATATGGTTCTCGCTCCTTCTTGCTGTGCATCTTTGGAACAGCTTACCACAAAATGTCAAACATGCTGAAACtactgatcaatttttaattacGCTCCGTGGTAACGTaacacaaaaaattgctaatgCAAGGTGTTAAAAAAACCAATTCCTGCAAACTGCAAAGAGCTcggcggacaactctttttagagtgaaagacgggtactttcaactcgatttacgAGTGAAGTTCGTTAcattttcactcaaaaagagtgacacgACTTAaatttcactctcaaaagagcgaaactgacaccacttgGACAAGAGAGTGGATTTTTTGCTCGTTCACATTAAGAGTATGAACTCTTATCTTACCCGTATTGATGAGTATAGTCAAGACCTTGGTAGCTAAGTCCACGGAGCCACTCGACGTCTTCTTTGCGTCTCGAAGCTCCTGCATCACCGATTTATAAGACGGAGGATCTGACAACAGAAtgaaaacaagtatttatatctTATAATGTTCTGAcgtttttatttatgtattagCGATTAAGAAGTTTACCTTTAAACTCAGATCCTTAGAGATTACAATGAGTTAAAATATAAcgtttgggacgctaggtggcagcaaacttaccaggtaaaatccatggTTCTCGAGAATGTACGCATGCTCAGAACCACGCAATCGATGGAAACTGATCTgttgagtctgctgccacctaacaTTCCAAGCTCTCCAGTACAACTAACCAACGCATGATACAATGATCAGATGCAATCAGATATAATCTCCTTCAACACAGCTGGCCAAAACTTCGAATCACTTCACTGCTTCGAATACCGTTTTGGGGAGTTTCCTTTGagattttctttcaaaatagTCAATGTCTTCAGCGTGGGTTTTATCGGGCCTCAAATTGACATGCTTATTACAATATTTTAATACCATAATAAGCACGTCAATTTGAGAGGTTAAAACCTCTGAAGTGTAACGGTCCAATTGCCACAATTTCAATTAATTATAATGATCTCATGTTATTACTGTCCAACTATATAAGGCAAACTTCCGTCTGGGCAGAGGTGCAACAAAGAGCATTTCAATCATGTTAACATCACACTGAGTACCGTTTGCTAATTATAACGTGTACGCATGGCAAGCCATGCAGATACAAAGAACGACCACTGATCATAAACATCACCAATAtgctgtaggcctatatatggTGTCGTCATGTCATTTGAatcaatcaccattctccacacttcagaaaaagaaaaaaactttgctATACTACTTTGTGAGGCAATGTGCAGTCGTCAGGCATCCATTAGCGGTATCATTTCAATTTATCATATAGCCATCATTCATTATACAATGTTCGCTAATTTCCCTTGTGTAGAGTGCATAAAGTGGGTCAAATTACTCTCCACCAGCCACCTGGAGATGTGAGATAAAAAGGCGGCATGGAAAGCGGTGTCCAAAATAGGAGTATATGGGTTTGGAGTTCGTAATGGTTTGCCTCTGAGAGTCTTCAATGTGTGCAAGCAATTAGTCTGCGTAGAAACTACTTAAGAATGGAAGATTTTTTTCAAGGCAATATCAGTGCCGTGGTGCAATATGATTTATGAAAAGTTGTGTAGGTTCGAAGTCCCCgttgttttgtgaaattggcaaTTTGCGAATTCTTATTGAAAATCTATTGAAGTTCTCCGTATTACCAAGATTCTGTAGTGTCTGAAGTCTACGCAGATACTCAGATTGGTTAATGGCCCTTTTTGTTTTTGCGTGAAAGAAATTCCCAAAGTCAAAGAAGCTTTTAGGTATTGGTGCCGAAGTTGCATGATAACAAAATAAGTTATAGTCGCGCTGTTCAATTTTGTGGAATAAATCGAGAGTGTGTTGAATCACTGAAACTGCTCATTATGCGCAGTCCGACGGAAATGTATCTGGTATCCTACATCAAGAACCGAGATGCTGTTTAACCTTGACGAAAACTCATCCAGCTATCCTTGGGATTGGATATCCCTGCTAATGTTTTTCCAGTCTGAACATGACTTATGCCTATCATGCATATAGCATGTTTTCGGCAAGGACTATACGTAAAAGCAACTTCAGTATAATGTCTTGGTGCCcgtacattaaagacactggacacctttggtaattgtcaaagaccagtcttctcacttggcgtatctcaacatgtgcacgaaataacaaacctgtgaaaatttgaatttagctggtcgtcgaagttgagatataatgatggaaaaaaaaccctttaccacacgaagttgtgtgttttcagatgcttgatttcggaacctcaaaatctaattctgaggtctgtaaatcaagttcaaatattagtggaaaattacttttttttcttgaaaactacgttacttcagagagagccgtttctcacaatgttttatacgatcaacaactctccatttcttgttaccgggtaagtttttattctaacaattgttttgagcaattacaaatagtgtccttGAGCCTTTAACACATTGTCGATTTATATTGAACTAAAACATATATTAACCTTCTCCAGGTACAGCGTCAAATGGGGGCGGTTTGTCCGTTGCCCCCGTGTCAGCCGAACCATAGGTCGTGGGTTCATCGCTCGTATCTCCCTTGACAAGTCCTTCTTCAGCGTCGGCCTGAAACAACAAAGGGTCACATCATTAgccattaataataatcattgCTAATCATTGCTGATCCCTGCAGTGCAAAGTGACGTGTCATACAACACACTCAGTGTGCCCTTTAAAAGTTTAGATGAATCCTAATACA
It encodes:
- the LOC139936293 gene encoding cysteine-rich hydrophobic domain-containing protein 2-like encodes the protein MNSRNMADFDAIEYVIAEDPDSYPDSAVLSHVPDPVLVRGSGHVTIFGLSNKFNTDFPQELAAKVAPEEFRGTVERINAVLHKTMPMTLKWLVCGCLCCCCTLGCSLWPVVCLTKRTRHMVQKALDWENSKMYHKLGLHWSLSKEKCESSNMMEYVLKIEFIPKVSILKPD
- the LOC139936128 gene encoding transmembrane protein 272-like, with product MADAEEGLVKGDTSDEPTTYGSADTGATDKPPPFDAVPGEDPPSYKSVMQELRDAKKTSSGSVDLATKVLTILINTVLFTVLMAVVLAVPIAMVIVGAIHVNDCPVQSLIPVFLIVSGTIYIIKTLLDLCVRVKKQREGQDADFSFNAHNSVSRVFACVLLVFFILGNVWVYGNFKPDEDPTSPSYCHPSVYYFSFWLLTLTYIVLILGCCCACCTVSVVGIGLIT